The Ooceraea biroi isolate clonal line C1 chromosome 11, Obir_v5.4, whole genome shotgun sequence genome includes a region encoding these proteins:
- the LOC105275875 gene encoding transcription factor SOX-11 isoform X2 — MNAFMVWSQMERRKICEVQPDLHNAEISKRLGKLWKLLTDAQKQPFIEEAERLRQLHMKEYPNYKYRPRKKKPTTATEVAPKPKQKKRSRKSSSSSSTTSSSSSSTITSSSSPLPSPSSLSLSTPTNSPAAISAGSPLSPLSATPAASHRMKNDSNNNHTRQTTLKRLQAQPSIKPMSRLKARLAVDVASNVPATQHTLVQADATYTPTPPTVTAKVPNSPSCDTPDSPESAIFYDETPDCTASSNAVCNILPSMKIKQEPGVDLDCRTSFASKDLFLNTPPLNMTSMMQTDNRGCRRANSTVGGQQTTSFRIKEESTPVTTFRMKEEPTDTFSIKSEMNSVSRVWSQQLMDATTLTSQSPLSTTMMNTTSNIIDDDLAELAYDLPEFCTSELSNDIDITLDELVTFDTANSLNGLPVEFTRNSDVNEILSIGCFEEWNY; from the coding sequence ATGAACGCGTTCATGGTCTGGTCGCAGATGGAACGCAGAAAGATCTGCGAGGTTCAGCCGGACCTCCACAACGCGGAGATTAGTAAACGACTTGgtaaattatggaaattgcTGACAGACGCGCAGAAGCAGCCCTTCATCGAGGAGGCCGAGCGACTCAGGCAATTGCACATGAAGGAGTACCCCAACTACAAGTACCGTCCCAGGAAGAAGAAGCCCACGACAGCCACGGAGGTCGCGCCAAAACCGAAGCAGAAGAAGAGATCACGgaaatcgtcgtcgtcatcgtcgacgacgtcgtcgtcgtcatcatcgacgataacgtcatcatcgtcgccgTTGCCATCGCCATCATCATTGTCTCTGTCAACGCCGACAAACAGTCCGGCCGCGATATCGGCCGGTTCCCCGCTATCGCCGCTCTCGGCGACACCCGCTGCTAGTCACAGAATGAAGAACGACAGTAACAACAACCACACTCGGCAGACGACGCTCAAGAGGCTCCAAGCTCAGCCCAGCATCAAGCCCATGTCCAGGTTGAAGGCGCGGCTCGCTGTGGACGTTGCATCTAATGTCCCAGCTACTCAACACACGCTGGTACAGGCAGATGCAACTTATACTCCGACGCCGCCTACAGTGACCGCCAAGGTGCCCAATAGCCCAAGTTGCGACACTCCAGATTCGCCGGAGTCTGCCATCTTTTACGACGAAACTCCGGATTGCACCGCATCTAGCAACGCAGTCTGCAACATCCTGCCTAGCATGAAGATCAAGCAGGAACCAGGGGTCGATTTGGACTGCAGGACCAGCTTCGCCTCGAAGGATTTGTTCCTCAATACTCCGCCCCTGAACATGACGTCGATGATGCAGACGGACAATCGAGGATGTCGCCGTGCCAACTCGACCGTCGGAGGTCAGCAGACGACGAGCTTCCGTATAAAGGAGGAATCGACGCCGGTGACGACCTTCCGCATGAAGGAGGAGCCGACGGACACATTCAGCATAAAATCAGAGATGAATTCAGTATCCAGGGTGTGGTCCCAGCAGCTGATGGACGCGACCACCCTGACGTCCCAGTCGCCTCTGTCCACAACGATGATGAATACCACGAGCAACATCATTGACGACGACCTCGCGGAGCTGGCTTACGACTTGCCGGAGTTCTGCACGAGCGAGCTATCGAACGACATAGATATCACCTTAGACGAGTTGGTCACTTTCGATACCGCGAACTCTCTCAACGGCTTGCCGGTCGAGTTCACTCGCAACTCCGACGTTAACGAGATACTGTCAATCGGATGCTTCGAGGAATGGAACTATTAA
- the LOC105275875 gene encoding transcription factor SOX-11 isoform X1, whose translation MVPSQQDSSSNSGILVFGSLLVDKNSPTPYSDATQTKKNNPNRVKRPMNAFMVWSQMERRKICEVQPDLHNAEISKRLGKLWKLLTDAQKQPFIEEAERLRQLHMKEYPNYKYRPRKKKPTTATEVAPKPKQKKRSRKSSSSSSTTSSSSSSTITSSSSPLPSPSSLSLSTPTNSPAAISAGSPLSPLSATPAASHRMKNDSNNNHTRQTTLKRLQAQPSIKPMSRLKARLAVDVASNVPATQHTLVQADATYTPTPPTVTAKVPNSPSCDTPDSPESAIFYDETPDCTASSNAVCNILPSMKIKQEPGVDLDCRTSFASKDLFLNTPPLNMTSMMQTDNRGCRRANSTVGGQQTTSFRIKEESTPVTTFRMKEEPTDTFSIKSEMNSVSRVWSQQLMDATTLTSQSPLSTTMMNTTSNIIDDDLAELAYDLPEFCTSELSNDIDITLDELVTFDTANSLNGLPVEFTRNSDVNEILSIGCFEEWNY comes from the exons ATGGTGCCATCACAGCAAGATAGTTCCTCGAACTCGGGGATACTGGTGTTTGGATCGTTACTTGTGGATAAAAATTCGCCCACTCCGTACTCAGATGCGACACAG ACCAAAAAGAACAACCCGAATCGCGTGAAGAGGCCGATGAACGCGTTCATGGTCTGGTCGCAGATGGAACGCAGAAAGATCTGCGAGGTTCAGCCGGACCTCCACAACGCGGAGATTAGTAAACGACTTGgtaaattatggaaattgcTGACAGACGCGCAGAAGCAGCCCTTCATCGAGGAGGCCGAGCGACTCAGGCAATTGCACATGAAGGAGTACCCCAACTACAAGTACCGTCCCAGGAAGAAGAAGCCCACGACAGCCACGGAGGTCGCGCCAAAACCGAAGCAGAAGAAGAGATCACGgaaatcgtcgtcgtcatcgtcgacgacgtcgtcgtcgtcatcatcgacgataacgtcatcatcgtcgccgTTGCCATCGCCATCATCATTGTCTCTGTCAACGCCGACAAACAGTCCGGCCGCGATATCGGCCGGTTCCCCGCTATCGCCGCTCTCGGCGACACCCGCTGCTAGTCACAGAATGAAGAACGACAGTAACAACAACCACACTCGGCAGACGACGCTCAAGAGGCTCCAAGCTCAGCCCAGCATCAAGCCCATGTCCAGGTTGAAGGCGCGGCTCGCTGTGGACGTTGCATCTAATGTCCCAGCTACTCAACACACGCTGGTACAGGCAGATGCAACTTATACTCCGACGCCGCCTACAGTGACCGCCAAGGTGCCCAATAGCCCAAGTTGCGACACTCCAGATTCGCCGGAGTCTGCCATCTTTTACGACGAAACTCCGGATTGCACCGCATCTAGCAACGCAGTCTGCAACATCCTGCCTAGCATGAAGATCAAGCAGGAACCAGGGGTCGATTTGGACTGCAGGACCAGCTTCGCCTCGAAGGATTTGTTCCTCAATACTCCGCCCCTGAACATGACGTCGATGATGCAGACGGACAATCGAGGATGTCGCCGTGCCAACTCGACCGTCGGAGGTCAGCAGACGACGAGCTTCCGTATAAAGGAGGAATCGACGCCGGTGACGACCTTCCGCATGAAGGAGGAGCCGACGGACACATTCAGCATAAAATCAGAGATGAATTCAGTATCCAGGGTGTGGTCCCAGCAGCTGATGGACGCGACCACCCTGACGTCCCAGTCGCCTCTGTCCACAACGATGATGAATACCACGAGCAACATCATTGACGACGACCTCGCGGAGCTGGCTTACGACTTGCCGGAGTTCTGCACGAGCGAGCTATCGAACGACATAGATATCACCTTAGACGAGTTGGTCACTTTCGATACCGCGAACTCTCTCAACGGCTTGCCGGTCGAGTTCACTCGCAACTCCGACGTTAACGAGATACTGTCAATCGGATGCTTCGAGGAATGGAACTATTAA